Proteins co-encoded in one Oncorhynchus kisutch isolate 150728-3 linkage group LG1, Okis_V2, whole genome shotgun sequence genomic window:
- the stat2 gene encoding signal transducer and activator of transcription 2 isoform X2: MAQWEKLRQLESVYLTQVDELYDGDAFPMDVRHYLAHWIEGQDWDRAARDHDVAMLLFQVLLENLDIQHSRFVQGGESFLLQHNIRRFKQSFQRYQEEPYNLANIIQWFLVKEKEILQNAELAEQVQLLQVQQSPMETDSQRNIERKMTDLKNKVQCMEHTVKCLEEQQDEFDFKYQTHNMEGTTNEAEKTEQMKVLQALLNRLDASRKSMLSGMGVLLDGVEELLCVLVREELVQWQRRQQKACIGAPDSTCLDQLEKWFTTEAECLFQVRKFLKKLEELMGKVTYDQDPVKKQKPALQKRVDSLLTSLLKSAFVVETQPSMPQGKGPLVLRTNLQFSVKTRFLVKFPELNHAMKVNVSMDREAPLVKGYRRFNVLGTSSKALNMAESMSGGMVADFRHLTLKEQKSGGGGKGIHDLSLSVTEELHIINFNTEFLLHDMSVSLETSSLPVVIISNSSQQQSAWASILWFNMLCLEPKNLLFFANCPAATWPQLGEMLSWQFLSSTTRGLESNQLDMIAHKLFGKQQSYDACNISWTKFSKENVPNTNFTFWVWFDGILFMVKSHLENLWKDGSIMGFVSKGKEKTLLKKKQRGTFLLRFSESIRDGGITFSWVDYSPTGEPDVRSVQPFTKVDLGQIPFHEIIRNFQILEEENVPENPLLFLYPDTPKVEAFGKYYTEKSGADSQYIKYIKTKLVFVSKENTLEAKSPMYSDTVECEGSGPMNPRYGLAGEAFEPSTFPPSGIIGDPLPPELSPGPMFSVAMLVPDEDQNPTLQEFFNDPNMYDCVDLSDDTTFLEGALPGLSFIAPLQPCE, translated from the exons ATGGCACAGTGGGAGAAGCTGAGGCAGCTGGAGTCTGTGTACCTGACACAGGTGGATGAGCTGTATGATGGGGATGCCTTCCCCATGGATGTACGCCACTACCTGGCACACTGGATAGAGGGTCAAGACTG GGATCGTGCAGCGCGGGACCATGATGTTGCCATGTTGCTGTTCCAGGTGTTATTAGAGAACCTGGATATCCAGCACAGCCGCTTCGTCCAGGGGGGAGAGTCCTTCCTGCTGCAGCACAACATACGCCGTTTCAAACAAAGCTTCCAG AGGTACCAAGAGGAGCCTTATAATCTGGCCAACATCATCCAGTGGTTTCTGGTGAAAGAGAAGGAGATCCTGCAGAACGCTGAGCTGGCTGAGCAG gTCCAGCTGCTGCAGGTCCAGCAGAGCCCCATGGAAACAGACAGCCAGCGGAACATTGAGCGCAAGATGACAGACCTTAAGAATAAAGTTCAG TGCATGGAACACACAGTGAAATGTCTGGAGGAACAACAAGATGAGTTTGATTTTAAATACCAGACTCATAACATGGAAG GCACCACCAACGAGGCAGAGAAGACGGAACAGATGAAGGTGCTGCAGGCTCTACTCAACAGACTGGACGCCTCCAGGAAG AGCATGTTGTCCGGTATGGGTGTGCTGCTGGATGGTGTAGAGGAGctgctgtgtgtgcttgtgagggAAGAGCTAGTGCAGTGGCAAAGGAGGCAGCAGAAGGCCTGCATTGGAGCCCCAGACAGCACCTGCCTGGACCAGCTGGAGAAGTG GTTTACAACGGAGGCGGAGTGTCTGTTCCAGGTGCGTAAGTTCCTTAAGAAGCTGGAGGAGCTGATGGGGAAGGTGACCTATGACCAAGACCCTGTGAAGAAGCAGAAACCAGCGCTGCAGAAGAGGGTGGACAGCCTCCTCACCAGCCTGCTCAAAAG CGCCTTTGTGGTGGAGACTCAGCCCTCTATGCCCCAAGGGAAAGGCCCCTTGGTCCTGCGTACCAATCTCCAGTTCTCAGTCAAGACCAG ATTCCTTGTCAAATTTCCTGAGCTGAACCATGCCATGAAAGTGAACGTGTCTATGGACAG GGAGGCTCCTTTGGTCAAAGG GTACCGTCGATTCAATGTCCTGGGGACCAGCAGTAAGGCCCTGAACATGGCTGAGAGTATGAGTGGAGGCATGGTGGCAGACTTCAGACATCTG ACACTGAAGGAGCAGAAATCTGGAGGAGGGGGCAAGGGGATCCATGAC CTCTCTCTCAGCGTCACAGAGGAGCTGCACATCATCAACTTTAACACAGAGTTCCTTCTGCACGACATGTCAGTCTCCTTAGAG ACGTCCTCTCTCCCTGTGGTCATCATCTCCAACTCCAGCCAGCAGCAGAGTGCCTGGGCTTCCATCCTCTGGTTCAATATGCTCTGCCTTGAGCCAAAG AACCTTCTGTTCTTTGCCAACTGTCCCGCGGCTACGTGGCCCCAACTAGGGGAGATGTTGAGCTGGCAGTTCCTCTCTTCCACCACGCGGGGTCTGGAATCTAACCAGCTGGACATGATCGCACACAAACTCTTTG GAAAGCAGCAAAGTTACGACGCCTGCAACATCTCATGGACTAAGTTCAGCAAG GAAAATGTTCCTAACACCAACTTCACTTTTTGGGTGTGGTTCGATGGTATCCTTTTTATGGTGAAGAGTCACTTAGAGAACCTGTGGAAAGATGG TTCTATCATGGGTTTTGTGAGTAAAGGCAAAGAGAAGACTCTCCTGAAGAAGAAACAGAGGGGTACATTCCTCCTGCGCTTCAGTGAGAGCATCAGAGATGGAGGCATCACCTTCTCCTGGGTGGACTACTCCCCCACCG GTGAGCCTGATGTGCGATCGGTGCAGCCCTTCACCAAAGTGGACCTTGGTCAGATCCCCTTTCATGAGATCATCAGAAACTTCCAGATCCTGGAGGAGGAGAACGTCCCGGAAAACCcgctcctcttcctctaccctgaCACGCCCAAAGTGGAGGCCTTCGGGAAGTACTACACAGAGAAGAGTGGAG CGGATAGTCAATACATTAAGTACATCAAAACTAAGTTGGTTTTCGTATCTAAAGA GAACACTCTGGAGGCTAAGTCACCTATGTATTCTGACACTGTGGAATGCGAAGGCTCAGGGCCAATGAACCCAAGATATGGTCTGGCTGGAGAGGCCTTCG AGCCCTCCACCTTCCCTCCCTCGGGCATAATTGGGGACCCTCTTCCCCCAGAGCTGAGTCCTGGCCCCATGTTCTCTGTTGCCATGCTAGTTCCTGATGAGGACCAGAATCCCACCCTCCAGGAGTTCTTCAATGACCCCAACATGTATGATTGCGTTGACCTGTCTGACGACACAACCTTCCTTGAGGGGGCTCTACCCGGACTCTCCTTCATTGCCCCTCTGCAGCCCTGTGAATGA
- the stat2 gene encoding signal transducer and activator of transcription 2 isoform X1 codes for MIFHTSLELFQVKPGMAQWEKLRQLESVYLTQVDELYDGDAFPMDVRHYLAHWIEGQDWDRAARDHDVAMLLFQVLLENLDIQHSRFVQGGESFLLQHNIRRFKQSFQRYQEEPYNLANIIQWFLVKEKEILQNAELAEQVQLLQVQQSPMETDSQRNIERKMTDLKNKVQCMEHTVKCLEEQQDEFDFKYQTHNMEGTTNEAEKTEQMKVLQALLNRLDASRKSMLSGMGVLLDGVEELLCVLVREELVQWQRRQQKACIGAPDSTCLDQLEKWFTTEAECLFQVRKFLKKLEELMGKVTYDQDPVKKQKPALQKRVDSLLTSLLKSAFVVETQPSMPQGKGPLVLRTNLQFSVKTRFLVKFPELNHAMKVNVSMDREAPLVKGYRRFNVLGTSSKALNMAESMSGGMVADFRHLTLKEQKSGGGGKGIHDLSLSVTEELHIINFNTEFLLHDMSVSLETSSLPVVIISNSSQQQSAWASILWFNMLCLEPKNLLFFANCPAATWPQLGEMLSWQFLSSTTRGLESNQLDMIAHKLFGKQQSYDACNISWTKFSKENVPNTNFTFWVWFDGILFMVKSHLENLWKDGSIMGFVSKGKEKTLLKKKQRGTFLLRFSESIRDGGITFSWVDYSPTGEPDVRSVQPFTKVDLGQIPFHEIIRNFQILEEENVPENPLLFLYPDTPKVEAFGKYYTEKSGADSQYIKYIKTKLVFVSKENTLEAKSPMYSDTVECEGSGPMNPRYGLAGEAFEPSTFPPSGIIGDPLPPELSPGPMFSVAMLVPDEDQNPTLQEFFNDPNMYDCVDLSDDTTFLEGALPGLSFIAPLQPCE; via the exons ccAGGCATGGCACAGTGGGAGAAGCTGAGGCAGCTGGAGTCTGTGTACCTGACACAGGTGGATGAGCTGTATGATGGGGATGCCTTCCCCATGGATGTACGCCACTACCTGGCACACTGGATAGAGGGTCAAGACTG GGATCGTGCAGCGCGGGACCATGATGTTGCCATGTTGCTGTTCCAGGTGTTATTAGAGAACCTGGATATCCAGCACAGCCGCTTCGTCCAGGGGGGAGAGTCCTTCCTGCTGCAGCACAACATACGCCGTTTCAAACAAAGCTTCCAG AGGTACCAAGAGGAGCCTTATAATCTGGCCAACATCATCCAGTGGTTTCTGGTGAAAGAGAAGGAGATCCTGCAGAACGCTGAGCTGGCTGAGCAG gTCCAGCTGCTGCAGGTCCAGCAGAGCCCCATGGAAACAGACAGCCAGCGGAACATTGAGCGCAAGATGACAGACCTTAAGAATAAAGTTCAG TGCATGGAACACACAGTGAAATGTCTGGAGGAACAACAAGATGAGTTTGATTTTAAATACCAGACTCATAACATGGAAG GCACCACCAACGAGGCAGAGAAGACGGAACAGATGAAGGTGCTGCAGGCTCTACTCAACAGACTGGACGCCTCCAGGAAG AGCATGTTGTCCGGTATGGGTGTGCTGCTGGATGGTGTAGAGGAGctgctgtgtgtgcttgtgagggAAGAGCTAGTGCAGTGGCAAAGGAGGCAGCAGAAGGCCTGCATTGGAGCCCCAGACAGCACCTGCCTGGACCAGCTGGAGAAGTG GTTTACAACGGAGGCGGAGTGTCTGTTCCAGGTGCGTAAGTTCCTTAAGAAGCTGGAGGAGCTGATGGGGAAGGTGACCTATGACCAAGACCCTGTGAAGAAGCAGAAACCAGCGCTGCAGAAGAGGGTGGACAGCCTCCTCACCAGCCTGCTCAAAAG CGCCTTTGTGGTGGAGACTCAGCCCTCTATGCCCCAAGGGAAAGGCCCCTTGGTCCTGCGTACCAATCTCCAGTTCTCAGTCAAGACCAG ATTCCTTGTCAAATTTCCTGAGCTGAACCATGCCATGAAAGTGAACGTGTCTATGGACAG GGAGGCTCCTTTGGTCAAAGG GTACCGTCGATTCAATGTCCTGGGGACCAGCAGTAAGGCCCTGAACATGGCTGAGAGTATGAGTGGAGGCATGGTGGCAGACTTCAGACATCTG ACACTGAAGGAGCAGAAATCTGGAGGAGGGGGCAAGGGGATCCATGAC CTCTCTCTCAGCGTCACAGAGGAGCTGCACATCATCAACTTTAACACAGAGTTCCTTCTGCACGACATGTCAGTCTCCTTAGAG ACGTCCTCTCTCCCTGTGGTCATCATCTCCAACTCCAGCCAGCAGCAGAGTGCCTGGGCTTCCATCCTCTGGTTCAATATGCTCTGCCTTGAGCCAAAG AACCTTCTGTTCTTTGCCAACTGTCCCGCGGCTACGTGGCCCCAACTAGGGGAGATGTTGAGCTGGCAGTTCCTCTCTTCCACCACGCGGGGTCTGGAATCTAACCAGCTGGACATGATCGCACACAAACTCTTTG GAAAGCAGCAAAGTTACGACGCCTGCAACATCTCATGGACTAAGTTCAGCAAG GAAAATGTTCCTAACACCAACTTCACTTTTTGGGTGTGGTTCGATGGTATCCTTTTTATGGTGAAGAGTCACTTAGAGAACCTGTGGAAAGATGG TTCTATCATGGGTTTTGTGAGTAAAGGCAAAGAGAAGACTCTCCTGAAGAAGAAACAGAGGGGTACATTCCTCCTGCGCTTCAGTGAGAGCATCAGAGATGGAGGCATCACCTTCTCCTGGGTGGACTACTCCCCCACCG GTGAGCCTGATGTGCGATCGGTGCAGCCCTTCACCAAAGTGGACCTTGGTCAGATCCCCTTTCATGAGATCATCAGAAACTTCCAGATCCTGGAGGAGGAGAACGTCCCGGAAAACCcgctcctcttcctctaccctgaCACGCCCAAAGTGGAGGCCTTCGGGAAGTACTACACAGAGAAGAGTGGAG CGGATAGTCAATACATTAAGTACATCAAAACTAAGTTGGTTTTCGTATCTAAAGA GAACACTCTGGAGGCTAAGTCACCTATGTATTCTGACACTGTGGAATGCGAAGGCTCAGGGCCAATGAACCCAAGATATGGTCTGGCTGGAGAGGCCTTCG AGCCCTCCACCTTCCCTCCCTCGGGCATAATTGGGGACCCTCTTCCCCCAGAGCTGAGTCCTGGCCCCATGTTCTCTGTTGCCATGCTAGTTCCTGATGAGGACCAGAATCCCACCCTCCAGGAGTTCTTCAATGACCCCAACATGTATGATTGCGTTGACCTGTCTGACGACACAACCTTCCTTGAGGGGGCTCTACCCGGACTCTCCTTCATTGCCCCTCTGCAGCCCTGTGAATGA
- the stat2 gene encoding signal transducer and activator of transcription 2 isoform X4, which yields MAQWEKLRQLESVYLTQVDELYDGDAFPMDVRHYLAHWIEGQDWDRAARDHDVAMLLFQVLLENLDIQHSRFVQGGESFLLQHNIRRFKQSFQRYQEEPYNLANIIQWFLVKEKEILQNAELAEQVQLLQVQQSPMETDSQRNIERKMTDLKNKVQCMEHTVKCLEEQQDEFDFKYQTHNMEGTTNEAEKTEQMKVLQALLNRLDASRKSMLSGMGVLLDGVEELLCVLVREELVQWQRRQQKACIGAPDSTCLDQLEKWFTTEAECLFQVRKFLKKLEELMGKVTYDQDPVKKQKPALQKRVDSLLTSLLKSAFVVETQPSMPQGKGPLVLRTNLQFSVKTRFLVKFPELNHAMKVNVSMDREAPLVKGYRRFNVLGTSSKALNMAESMSGGMVADFRHLTLKEQKSGGGGKGIHDLSLSVTEELHIINFNTEFLLHDMSVSLETSSLPVVIISNSSQQQSAWASILWFNMLCLEPKNLLFFANCPAATWPQLGEMLSWQFLSSTTRGLESNQLDMIAHKLFGKQQSYDACNISWTKFSKENVPNTNFTFWVWFDGILFMVKSHLENLWKDGSIMGFVSKGKEKTLLKKKQRGTFLLRFSESIRDGGITFSWVDYSPTGEPDVRSVQPFTKVDLGQIPFHEIIRNFQILEEENVPENPLLFLYPDTPKVEAFGKYYTEKSGADSQYIKYIKTKLVFVSKEALHLPSLGHNWGPSSPRAESWPHVLCCHASS from the exons ATGGCACAGTGGGAGAAGCTGAGGCAGCTGGAGTCTGTGTACCTGACACAGGTGGATGAGCTGTATGATGGGGATGCCTTCCCCATGGATGTACGCCACTACCTGGCACACTGGATAGAGGGTCAAGACTG GGATCGTGCAGCGCGGGACCATGATGTTGCCATGTTGCTGTTCCAGGTGTTATTAGAGAACCTGGATATCCAGCACAGCCGCTTCGTCCAGGGGGGAGAGTCCTTCCTGCTGCAGCACAACATACGCCGTTTCAAACAAAGCTTCCAG AGGTACCAAGAGGAGCCTTATAATCTGGCCAACATCATCCAGTGGTTTCTGGTGAAAGAGAAGGAGATCCTGCAGAACGCTGAGCTGGCTGAGCAG gTCCAGCTGCTGCAGGTCCAGCAGAGCCCCATGGAAACAGACAGCCAGCGGAACATTGAGCGCAAGATGACAGACCTTAAGAATAAAGTTCAG TGCATGGAACACACAGTGAAATGTCTGGAGGAACAACAAGATGAGTTTGATTTTAAATACCAGACTCATAACATGGAAG GCACCACCAACGAGGCAGAGAAGACGGAACAGATGAAGGTGCTGCAGGCTCTACTCAACAGACTGGACGCCTCCAGGAAG AGCATGTTGTCCGGTATGGGTGTGCTGCTGGATGGTGTAGAGGAGctgctgtgtgtgcttgtgagggAAGAGCTAGTGCAGTGGCAAAGGAGGCAGCAGAAGGCCTGCATTGGAGCCCCAGACAGCACCTGCCTGGACCAGCTGGAGAAGTG GTTTACAACGGAGGCGGAGTGTCTGTTCCAGGTGCGTAAGTTCCTTAAGAAGCTGGAGGAGCTGATGGGGAAGGTGACCTATGACCAAGACCCTGTGAAGAAGCAGAAACCAGCGCTGCAGAAGAGGGTGGACAGCCTCCTCACCAGCCTGCTCAAAAG CGCCTTTGTGGTGGAGACTCAGCCCTCTATGCCCCAAGGGAAAGGCCCCTTGGTCCTGCGTACCAATCTCCAGTTCTCAGTCAAGACCAG ATTCCTTGTCAAATTTCCTGAGCTGAACCATGCCATGAAAGTGAACGTGTCTATGGACAG GGAGGCTCCTTTGGTCAAAGG GTACCGTCGATTCAATGTCCTGGGGACCAGCAGTAAGGCCCTGAACATGGCTGAGAGTATGAGTGGAGGCATGGTGGCAGACTTCAGACATCTG ACACTGAAGGAGCAGAAATCTGGAGGAGGGGGCAAGGGGATCCATGAC CTCTCTCTCAGCGTCACAGAGGAGCTGCACATCATCAACTTTAACACAGAGTTCCTTCTGCACGACATGTCAGTCTCCTTAGAG ACGTCCTCTCTCCCTGTGGTCATCATCTCCAACTCCAGCCAGCAGCAGAGTGCCTGGGCTTCCATCCTCTGGTTCAATATGCTCTGCCTTGAGCCAAAG AACCTTCTGTTCTTTGCCAACTGTCCCGCGGCTACGTGGCCCCAACTAGGGGAGATGTTGAGCTGGCAGTTCCTCTCTTCCACCACGCGGGGTCTGGAATCTAACCAGCTGGACATGATCGCACACAAACTCTTTG GAAAGCAGCAAAGTTACGACGCCTGCAACATCTCATGGACTAAGTTCAGCAAG GAAAATGTTCCTAACACCAACTTCACTTTTTGGGTGTGGTTCGATGGTATCCTTTTTATGGTGAAGAGTCACTTAGAGAACCTGTGGAAAGATGG TTCTATCATGGGTTTTGTGAGTAAAGGCAAAGAGAAGACTCTCCTGAAGAAGAAACAGAGGGGTACATTCCTCCTGCGCTTCAGTGAGAGCATCAGAGATGGAGGCATCACCTTCTCCTGGGTGGACTACTCCCCCACCG GTGAGCCTGATGTGCGATCGGTGCAGCCCTTCACCAAAGTGGACCTTGGTCAGATCCCCTTTCATGAGATCATCAGAAACTTCCAGATCCTGGAGGAGGAGAACGTCCCGGAAAACCcgctcctcttcctctaccctgaCACGCCCAAAGTGGAGGCCTTCGGGAAGTACTACACAGAGAAGAGTGGAG CGGATAGTCAATACATTAAGTACATCAAAACTAAGTTGGTTTTCGTATCTAAAGA AGCCCTCCACCTTCCCTCCCTCGGGCATAATTGGGGACCCTCTTCCCCCAGAGCTGAGTCCTGGCCCCATGTTCTCTGTTGCCATGCTAGTTCCTGA
- the stat2 gene encoding signal transducer and activator of transcription 2 isoform X3: MIFHTSLELFQVKPGMAQWEKLRQLESVYLTQVDELYDGDAFPMDVRHYLAHWIEGQDWDRAARDHDVAMLLFQVLLENLDIQHSRFVQGGESFLLQHNIRRFKQSFQRYQEEPYNLANIIQWFLVKEKEILQNAELAEQVQLLQVQQSPMETDSQRNIERKMTDLKNKVQCMEHTVKCLEEQQDEFDFKYQTHNMEGTTNEAEKTEQMKVLQALLNRLDASRKSMLSGMGVLLDGVEELLCVLVREELVQWQRRQQKACIGAPDSTCLDQLEKWFTTEAECLFQVRKFLKKLEELMGKVTYDQDPVKKQKPALQKRVDSLLTSLLKSAFVVETQPSMPQGKGPLVLRTNLQFSVKTRFLVKFPELNHAMKVNVSMDREAPLVKGYRRFNVLGTSSKALNMAESMSGGMVADFRHLTLKEQKSGGGGKGIHDLSLSVTEELHIINFNTEFLLHDMSVSLETSSLPVVIISNSSQQQSAWASILWFNMLCLEPKNLLFFANCPAATWPQLGEMLSWQFLSSTTRGLESNQLDMIAHKLFGKQQSYDACNISWTKFSKENVPNTNFTFWVWFDGILFMVKSHLENLWKDGSIMGFVSKGKEKTLLKKKQRGTFLLRFSESIRDGGITFSWVDYSPTGEPDVRSVQPFTKVDLGQIPFHEIIRNFQILEEENVPENPLLFLYPDTPKVEAFGKYYTEKSGADSQYIKYIKTKLVFVSKEALHLPSLGHNWGPSSPRAESWPHVLCCHASS; the protein is encoded by the exons ccAGGCATGGCACAGTGGGAGAAGCTGAGGCAGCTGGAGTCTGTGTACCTGACACAGGTGGATGAGCTGTATGATGGGGATGCCTTCCCCATGGATGTACGCCACTACCTGGCACACTGGATAGAGGGTCAAGACTG GGATCGTGCAGCGCGGGACCATGATGTTGCCATGTTGCTGTTCCAGGTGTTATTAGAGAACCTGGATATCCAGCACAGCCGCTTCGTCCAGGGGGGAGAGTCCTTCCTGCTGCAGCACAACATACGCCGTTTCAAACAAAGCTTCCAG AGGTACCAAGAGGAGCCTTATAATCTGGCCAACATCATCCAGTGGTTTCTGGTGAAAGAGAAGGAGATCCTGCAGAACGCTGAGCTGGCTGAGCAG gTCCAGCTGCTGCAGGTCCAGCAGAGCCCCATGGAAACAGACAGCCAGCGGAACATTGAGCGCAAGATGACAGACCTTAAGAATAAAGTTCAG TGCATGGAACACACAGTGAAATGTCTGGAGGAACAACAAGATGAGTTTGATTTTAAATACCAGACTCATAACATGGAAG GCACCACCAACGAGGCAGAGAAGACGGAACAGATGAAGGTGCTGCAGGCTCTACTCAACAGACTGGACGCCTCCAGGAAG AGCATGTTGTCCGGTATGGGTGTGCTGCTGGATGGTGTAGAGGAGctgctgtgtgtgcttgtgagggAAGAGCTAGTGCAGTGGCAAAGGAGGCAGCAGAAGGCCTGCATTGGAGCCCCAGACAGCACCTGCCTGGACCAGCTGGAGAAGTG GTTTACAACGGAGGCGGAGTGTCTGTTCCAGGTGCGTAAGTTCCTTAAGAAGCTGGAGGAGCTGATGGGGAAGGTGACCTATGACCAAGACCCTGTGAAGAAGCAGAAACCAGCGCTGCAGAAGAGGGTGGACAGCCTCCTCACCAGCCTGCTCAAAAG CGCCTTTGTGGTGGAGACTCAGCCCTCTATGCCCCAAGGGAAAGGCCCCTTGGTCCTGCGTACCAATCTCCAGTTCTCAGTCAAGACCAG ATTCCTTGTCAAATTTCCTGAGCTGAACCATGCCATGAAAGTGAACGTGTCTATGGACAG GGAGGCTCCTTTGGTCAAAGG GTACCGTCGATTCAATGTCCTGGGGACCAGCAGTAAGGCCCTGAACATGGCTGAGAGTATGAGTGGAGGCATGGTGGCAGACTTCAGACATCTG ACACTGAAGGAGCAGAAATCTGGAGGAGGGGGCAAGGGGATCCATGAC CTCTCTCTCAGCGTCACAGAGGAGCTGCACATCATCAACTTTAACACAGAGTTCCTTCTGCACGACATGTCAGTCTCCTTAGAG ACGTCCTCTCTCCCTGTGGTCATCATCTCCAACTCCAGCCAGCAGCAGAGTGCCTGGGCTTCCATCCTCTGGTTCAATATGCTCTGCCTTGAGCCAAAG AACCTTCTGTTCTTTGCCAACTGTCCCGCGGCTACGTGGCCCCAACTAGGGGAGATGTTGAGCTGGCAGTTCCTCTCTTCCACCACGCGGGGTCTGGAATCTAACCAGCTGGACATGATCGCACACAAACTCTTTG GAAAGCAGCAAAGTTACGACGCCTGCAACATCTCATGGACTAAGTTCAGCAAG GAAAATGTTCCTAACACCAACTTCACTTTTTGGGTGTGGTTCGATGGTATCCTTTTTATGGTGAAGAGTCACTTAGAGAACCTGTGGAAAGATGG TTCTATCATGGGTTTTGTGAGTAAAGGCAAAGAGAAGACTCTCCTGAAGAAGAAACAGAGGGGTACATTCCTCCTGCGCTTCAGTGAGAGCATCAGAGATGGAGGCATCACCTTCTCCTGGGTGGACTACTCCCCCACCG GTGAGCCTGATGTGCGATCGGTGCAGCCCTTCACCAAAGTGGACCTTGGTCAGATCCCCTTTCATGAGATCATCAGAAACTTCCAGATCCTGGAGGAGGAGAACGTCCCGGAAAACCcgctcctcttcctctaccctgaCACGCCCAAAGTGGAGGCCTTCGGGAAGTACTACACAGAGAAGAGTGGAG CGGATAGTCAATACATTAAGTACATCAAAACTAAGTTGGTTTTCGTATCTAAAGA AGCCCTCCACCTTCCCTCCCTCGGGCATAATTGGGGACCCTCTTCCCCCAGAGCTGAGTCCTGGCCCCATGTTCTCTGTTGCCATGCTAGTTCCTGA